The DNA region ATACCGTACTTGAGCAGCTGGAGCACGTCGGCCCGGCCCTCGACGACGATGACGGCGTCGCTGTCGGCGACGCGCGGGCCGGCCGGCATACCCGCGAACTCGGTCGCGTCCTCGACGCGGACGCTCCGCCGGACCTCCTCGACCAGGTCCTCGCTGGACATCGTGGTCGCGTCGAACTCCGCGAGCAGCTCCTTGGCGCGCTCGACGACGCGGCGCCGTTTCGCGGAGCGCACGTCCTCGATGTCGCGTATCTCGACGTCGGCCGTCGACGGGCCGACGCGCTCGATGCTCTCCAGGGCGGCCGCGAGGATCGCCGTCTCGACGCGGTCGAGCCCGCTGGCGATGGTTACCTCGCCGAACGAGCTCCCGCGCTCGGACTCGATCTCGACGTCGATGCGGCCGAGCTTGCCCGACTCCTGGAGGTCGCGGAGGTCGAGCTCGTCGCCGAGCAGGCCTTCGGTCTGTCCGAAGACCGCGCCGACCACGTCACTCCGCTCGACCACCCCGCTGGTCCTGATGTCCGCGTGGATCAGATACTTGGCTGAATCGTACATCGGTGAACTGCCCCGGTCGGGGGCGTGGTGATGGTGGTGTGGATGATGGTGAACCGCCGTCCATGAACGCCCTCATGGAACAACCCGTAACTTGTCACTCGACGACTGTAATATCTGCCGATGCCCCCGAAATTTCCGCACCGCGGCGCGGCGGCCCGCCCGCCCCCCGCGGGGTCGAAGAGAAAATCTCTTCGAACGTATCGTTCGTAGGCGAACGACGAAAGGTTAAGGGGCGAGTAGTCGAACGGGCGTACATGAACGAGCGCATGCGGGTGGTCGGCTGGGCAGCGGTGGCGGTCGCGCTGGCGGCGCTGTCGGTCCCGTGGTTCATGTGGGGCGCCGACGGCGTCGTCGCGGGACTGCCGGTGTGGGTCGCCTACCACGTCGGCTGGCTCTGTCTGGTCGCGGTCGTCCTCTGGGCGTTCACGCGGCGCGCCTGGGGGCTCGGCGTCGAGGGGGTGGGTCGCGATGGCTGACACCGCCCTCCAGGTCGGGATCATCGTCGGCTACATGCTCGTCGCGCTGGGAGTCGGCGTCGTCGCCTACCGGCTGACCGAGCGGACCGCCGAGGACTACTACCTCGCGAGCCGGACGCTCGGGACCGTCGTCCTCCTCTTCACCACGTTCGCGACGCTGCTGTCGGCCTTCACGTTCTTCGCCGGCCCGAACATCAGCTACGGCGCCGGCCCGGAGTGGATCCTCGTCATGGGCCTGATGGACGGCGTCATCTTCGCGGTCCTGTGGTACGTGCTGGGATACAAACAGTGGCTCGTCGGGAAGGCCAACGGCTACGTCACGCTCGGCGAGATGCTGGGCGACCGCTTCGGCTCGCTCCGCCTCCGGCTGCTCGTGGCAGGGGTCAGCATCTTCTGGCTGTTCCCGTACGTGATGCTCCAGCAGCAGGGCGC from Halosimplex halophilum includes:
- a CDS encoding DUF3311 domain-containing protein, encoding MNERMRVVGWAAVAVALAALSVPWFMWGADGVVAGLPVWVAYHVGWLCLVAVVLWAFTRRAWGLGVEGVGRDG